One stretch of Hemitrygon akajei chromosome 18, sHemAka1.3, whole genome shotgun sequence DNA includes these proteins:
- the rundc1 gene encoding RUN domain-containing protein 1, translating to MDDVSLSDSERVAGERWAPVGAVANPEEEEESSVAGVGLAGGAAVAVMAEKMQRLEGEQELLNSSLLALTSHFAQVQFRLKQIVNAQSDEKERLLKELEDFAFKGCPQPFVTRTLDGQQLDSASEREKLERLEAQRQKQKELIIQLKTQLDDLETFAYQEGNYESLPQSIVLERQRVIIDELIKKLDVNLSEDFSNLSPDELRHRVDAAIAQIVNPARVKEQLVDQLKTQINDLEMFINFLHGEVGSPPQIEIGRCTCPVHGVSGSKASTAKLSSGSHHVDPETARKMKATGLSLMRRVLAVLQIFAVSQFGCATGQIPRGLWQPDEANKDYSPLLLKLEGAVDKVKQLALSYQSEEHVISCRDLSPIRKNELTTAVRKELAISLRDLMSHGLYASSQGMSLVLAPIACLLPSFTAAPQTIHPWQLFVKYYNTRNGRAFVESPARKLSQSFALPVSGSGVVTPKQSLLSAVHTVLTEHGPYKRSADSEFKALICMALNEQRLVSWINLICKSGTLIQSHYQPWSYMASTGFESTLNILSRLSNLHFDLPFDSAVRQLKNIKDAF from the exons ATGGACGACGTGTCCTTGTCGGATTCGGAAAGGGTGGCCGGGGAGCGATGGGCGCCGGTGGGGGCCGTGGCGAACcccgaggaggaggaggagagcagCGTGGCCGGAGTGGGCCTGGCGGGCGGCGCGGCGGTTGCGGTGATGGCGGAGAAGATGCAGCGGCTGGAAGGTGAGCAGGAGCTGCTGAACTCGTCGCTGCTCGCACTCACCTCGCACTTCGCCCAGGTGCAGTTCCGCCTCAAGCAGATCGTTAACGCGCAGAGCGATGAGAAGGAACGGCTGTTGAAGGAGCTGGAGGACTTCGCCTTCAAGGGCTGCCCGCAGCCCTTCGTAACCCGGACACTGGATGGACAACAGCTGGACAGTGCG AGTGAAAGGGAAAAACTTGAAAGGCTGGAGGCCCAAAGACAGAAGCAGAAGGAACTGATTATACAACTAAAAACACAGTTGGATGACTTGGAGACATTTGCTTATCAAGAGGGCAACTATGAGTCTCTCCCACAGTCGATTGTCCTAGAGCGCCAGCGG GTGATCATAGATGAATTGATTAAGAAGCTAGATGTGAACCTAAGTGAAGACTTTAGCAACTTGTCGCCAGATGAACTCCGACATCGTGTTGATGCAGCAATTGCTCAAATAGTGAATCCAGCAAGAGTGAAAGAACAGCTGGTGGACCAGCTTAAAACACAGATTAATGACCTTGAAATGTTCATCAATTTTCTCCATG GTGAAGTTGGCAGTCCCCCACAAATTGAGATCGGGAGGTGTACATGTCCTGTGCACGGAGTAAGTGGTTCCAAAGCGTCAACAGCAAAATTATCAAGTGGAAGCCATCACG TGGATCCAGAAACGGCAAGAAAAATGAAGGCAACTGGGCTAAGTCTCATGCGCAGAGTCCTGGCAGTGCTGCAGATATTTGCTGTTAGTCAGTTTGGGTGTGCGACTGGTCAGATCCCGCGTGGATTGTGGCAACCTGATGAGGCTAACAAGGACTACAGTCCACTGCTTCTGAAACTAGAAGGAGCTGTGgataaagtaaagcagctagcattGAGCTATCAGTCGGAAGAACATGTGATTAGCTGCCGTGATCTCAGTCCTATTAGGAAAAATGAGCTAACAACTGCTGTTCGAAAAGAGCTGGCAATATCTCTCAGGGACCTGATGAGCCATGGTTTGTATGCTTCTTCTCAAGGAATGAGTTTGGTTTTAGCACCAATTGCTTGTCTTTTACCCTCGTTCACAGCAGCCCCGCAAACCATACATCCATGGCAACTTTTTGTGAAATACTACAACACTAGAAATGGCAGAGCCTTTGTAGAGTCTCCTGCTCGTAAGCTGTCTCAATCTTTTGCCTTGCCAGTATCTGGAAGTGGTGTTGTGACTCCTAAACAAAGTTTACTCTCTGCGGTTCACACTGTGCTTACTGAGCATGGCCCTTACAAGCGCAGTGCAGATTCAGAATTTAAGGCCTTAATATGCATGGCATTGAATGAGCAGCGTTTGGTTTCCTGGATAAATCTGATCTGCAAATCCGGAACACTTATCCAGAGTCACTACCAGCCATGGAGCTACATGGCTTCAACTGGTTTTGAGAGTACACTCAATATTCTTAGTCGTCTTAGCAACCTGCACTTTGATCTGCCGTTTGACTCTGCTGTTCGACAATTAAAAAACATCAAAGATGCTTTTTAG